AGCAGGCCGACGCGCATCGTCGGCATGGCGGCCAACGGCATGGAGGCGCTGCGCCTGCTCGAGGCCGAGCCGGCCGACGTGGTGCTGGCCGACATCCGCATGCCGGTGATGGACGGGGTCGAACTCGCCCGCCACCTCGGCAGGCTGGCGTCTCCGCCGGCGGTCGTCTTCGTCACCGCCTACGACCAGTACGCGGTGCAGGCCTTCGAGCTGGCTGCGGTCGACTACCTGCTCAAGCCGGTGCGTGCCGAGCGCCTGGCGGCGGCGCTCGCCCGCGCCGAGGCGCGCCGGCCGGTGGCGGACGATGCGGCGCTCGTCGGGCTGGCACCGGCGGAACGCCAGCATTTCAGCGTCGGCGAGCGCGGGCGCATCCTGCTGCTGCCGGTGGGCGAGGTGCTCTACCTGCGCGCCGAGCTGAAGTACGTGACCGCGCGCACCGCCGAGCGCGAATACGTGCTCGACGAGTCGCTGGTGCAGCTGGAGGAGGAATTCCCGCGCCGCTTCCTGCGCCTGCATCGCAACTGCCTGGTCGCGCGCGATGCGGTGCACGGCGCCGAGCGCGCCGGCGAGCCGGACGGTGGCGACGCGCACTGGGCGGTGCTGATCCGCGGCGTGCCCGAGCGCCTGCCGGTCAGCCGCCGGCAGTGGCCGGTGGTGAGGCAGATGCTCGGGCTCTGACGTGGACTTCGCTCAGCCGCTGTTGCGCAGCCCCGCGGCGATACCGTTGATCGAGATGTGGATGCCGATGCGGATGCGCTCGTCGGTGCTGGCGTTGCCGGCCGTCGCCTCGCGGTGGCGGCTCAGCATCTCGACCTGGACGTGGTTGAGCGGGTCGAGATAGGGGAAGCGGTTGCGGATCGAGCGCTTGAGCAGCGGGTTGCCGTCGAGCAGTTCGCGCTGGCCGGTGATCTGCAGCACCGCCTCGACGGTGGCCTGGTGTTCGGCGCGGATGCGGCTGAAGATCGCCTCGCGCAGCGCCACGTCCTTGACCAGCTCGGCATAGCGGCTGGCGATCGCGAGGTCGGTCTTGGCCAGCACCATGTCCATGTTCGACAGCAGGGTCTGGAAGAAGGGCCACTCGCGGCTCATGCGCTGCAGCAGCGCCAGGCCGTCGTCCGGGCGCGCGGCGAGGAAGTCGCGCACCGCGCTGCCGAAGCCGTACCAGCCCGGCAGCATCACCCGGCACTGCGACCAGCTGAACACCCAGGGGATCGCGCGCAGGTCCTCGATCGCCGTGCTCTTCTTGCGCGAGGCCGGGCGCGAGCCGATGTTGAGCGCCGCGATCTCGCTGATCACGGTCGATTCCCAGAAGTAGCGCTCGAAGCCCTCGGTCTCGTAGACGAGGCCGCGGTAGGCGGCGAAGGCCGCGTCCGAGAGCGCCTGCATGGCGTCGAGGAAGGCCGGCGGCGTCGGGCTGGCGCTGGCCGGGCGCAGGCTGGTCTCGAGCGTGGCGGCGACCAGCACCTCGAGGTTGCGCCGGCCGACCTCCGGGTTTCCATACTTGGCGCCGATCACCTCGCCCTGTTCGGTGAGGCGGATCTGGCCCTGCACCGCGCCCTCGGGCTGGGCGAGGATGGCCTGGTAGCTCGGTCCGCCGCCGCGGCCCACCGAGCCGCCGCGGCCGTGGAACAGGCGCAGGCGCACGCCATGGCGAGCGAAGGTGTCGACCAGCTCGCCCTCGGCCTTGTACAGCGCCCAGCCCGAGGTCAGGAAGCCGCCATCCTTGTTGCTGTCGGAATAGCCCAGCATCACCTCCTGGGTCTGCGCGCGCGATTCGAGCAGGGCGCGGTAGGCGGGCAGCGCGAAGATGCGGTCCATGACCTCGGCGGCGTTCTCGAGGTCGCCGATGGTCTCGAACAGCGGCACGATGTTCACGTCGAGCGCGTTCTCCAGCGGGCGCAGCAGGCCGGCCTCCTTGAGCAGCACGGCCAGCTCGAGCAGGTCGGAGACGTCGTCGGTCTTGGAGATGATGCAGTTGCGGATCGCCCCGGCGCCGTAGCGCTGGTGCGCGCGGCGCGCGGCGCGGAAGATCGCCAGTTCGCCCTCGGTCTCGTCCGCGTACCGGACGTGGGGCGAGGCGAGCGGGCGGGCGGTGGCGAGTTCTTCCAGCAGCAGCGCGCAGCGCGCCGCCTCGTCGAGGCTCGAGTAGGCGCTGCCCGGGCGGGCGACCTCGAGCAGCTCGGCGACCACGCGCTCATGCACGTCCGAGTTCTGGCGCAGATCGATCGGGGCGAGGTGAAAGCCGAAGACCTTCACCGCGCGCCGCAGGTGGCGCAGCCGCCCGCGCGCGAGCGCCGCCGAGCCGTTGGCCACCAGCGAGCGGTGCAGGACCTCGAGATCGGCGGCGAGTGCGGTCGCGTCCGGGTAGGGCGTCGCCTCGGCGACCGCATGGCGCGCCGGCGCATGGCCGAGCAGCGCGCGATGGGTGGCGGCGAGCCGCGCGTAGATGCCGGAGATGGCGCGCCGGTAGGGCTCGTCGCTGCGATGCGGGGAGTGGTCGGGCGAGGCCTCCGCGAGCGCCAGCAGCGCGTCCGAGGCCGACACCAGGCCGATGCCGAGCGAGAGCTGCGAGCCGAGGATGTGGAGTTCGTCGAGGTAGTAGCCGAGCGCCACCGCGCATTGCATCGCGAGCGCGCGCTCGAGCACCTCGGCGGTGACGAAGGGGTTGCCGTCGCGGTCGCCGCCGATCCAGCTCCCGACCTGCAGGAAGGCGGCGAGCTCGGGCGCGCCGAGGGCCGGATCGGCCGCGGCGAGGCGGTCCTCGAGGCTGGCGTAGAGGCGCGGCAGCTCGCGCAGGAAGGTGGTCTCGAAGTAGGACAGGCCGTTGTTGACCTCGTCGATCACCGACAGCTTGGCGGTGCGCAGCATGCGCGTCTGCCACAGCGTCAGCACCGCGCGGCGCAAGGCCTCGAGGTTGGCCTCGGCCTCCTCGGGGGTGAGCTGCATGCGGTCGCGCTCGTCGAGCAGGCGGGCGAGCACGGTCTCGCAGTTGAGGATGCTCTTTCGCTGCACCTCGGTGGGATGGGCGGTGAGCACCGGCGAGACCAGCGCGGTGTCGAAGAAGCCGAGCAGGGACTCGGCATCGGTGGTGCCGCTGGCCAGCGCCTGTTCGAGCGCGTGGGCGAGGCTGCCCTCGCGCGGCGCGGAGCCGGCGATCAGGTGGGCGCGGCTGCGGCGGATGTGGTGCTGGTCCTCGGCGATGTTGGCCAGGTGCGAGAAATAGCTGAAGGCGCGCACGACCTGGATGGTCTGCTCGCGCGACAGGGCGTCGAGGATCGCCTCGAGCTCGCGCCGTGCGGCGATGTCGTCGTCGCGGCGGAAGCGCACCGAATTCTGGCGGATGCGTTCGATGAGCTCGAATGCGGCTGCGCCCTGCTGGTCGCGCACGGTGTCGCCGAGCAGGCGGCCGAGCAGGCGGATGTCTTCACGCAGCGGGGCGTCCTTGTCCTGGGTCATTTCGTTCCTGGTTCCGTGTTCTGGGGGCGAGGGAGGGTTGAAGGAGAGGGTGATCAGGGTCTCGCGGCCAGCGCCGCGCGGCCGTCGTCGATCGCGTTCTCGACGTACTGGCCGTAGAAATCGGCCAGCCGCATGCCGACGATCGGCTCGCCCAGCGTGCGGCCGTCGGCGTCGAGCACGGCTACGGTGGGCGTGAATTTCGCGCCCAGCTGCCGGGCCAGGCGCCGGTGCGTCGACGGCTTGCCGGCGAAATCGACGAGCGCGGCGTCCGAGTCCATGTCGATCTGCCTGAACAGGGCGCGCTGCGCGTTGGCCGGGTCCTTCGCCATCGGCACCAGGTAGGTTCGCGCCTGGTCGCAGTAGCTGCAGTCGGCCTGGCTGTAGAGCACCACCATCGGCATCTTCGCCGCGCGCATCGCGGCACCGTCCGCGCCCAGGTCCGCGGCCTTCGGCAGGCCCGGCTGGGCAGCCGAGAGTGCGATCGGCACGCATGCTAGAATGCCGGCCAGACCGCGCACCATAGGTGCCAACCCTGATGCTGCGTTGCGGCAATTGTCAGGCGTTGTCCGCATGAAAACTTCCTGTCAGGTGAAATCCCATCGTGAGCCAAGCGACCCCCGAGCGCATCGTCATCGCCACCCGTGAAAGCCGTCTCGCCCTGTGGCAGGCCGAGCACATCAAGGCCCGGCTCGAGGCATTGTATCCCGGCTGCCGCGTCGAGCTTCTGGGCATGACCACCCGCGGCGACCAGATCCTCGATCGTCCGCTCGCCAAGGTCGGCGGCAAGGGCCTGTTCGTCAAGGAGCTGGAGACCGCGCTGCTCGACGGCCGCGCCGACATCGCCGTGCATTCGATGAAGGACGTGCCGATGGAGATGGGGCCGGACTTCGCGCTGCCCTGCATCACCACGCGCGAGGTGCCGCTCGACGCCTTCGTGTCCAATCGCTACGAGAGCCTGGCCGACATGCCGCCGGGCGCGGTGGTCGGCACCTCCTCGCTGCGCCGCGAATCGCAGATCCACGCGCAGTATCCCTTCCTGGCGGTGACCAGCCTGCGCGGCAACCTCGACACCCGCCTGCGCAAGCTCGACGAGGGGCAGTACGACGCGATCATCCTCGCCGCTGCCGGCCTGACCCGGCTCGGTCTGGGCGAGCGCATCCGTTCGGTGATGCCGGCCGAGGTTTCGCTGCCGGCCGCGGGCCAGGGCGCGCTCGGCATCGAATGCCTGGCCGCGCGCAAGGACGTGATCGGCTGGCTGCAGCCGCTGGTCGATGCCGACACCGCCGCCTGCGTGCTCGCCGAGCGTGCGGTCGCTCGTGCGCTGGCGGGCAGCTGCGAGGTGCCGCTCGGCGCCTATGCGGTGATGCGCGAAGGGCAGCTGTGGCTGCGCGGCTTCGTCGCCCGCCCGGACGGCAGCGAGATCGTCCGCGCCGAGCGCGCCGGCGCGGCGGCCGATGCCGAGTCTCTGGGGCGTGCCTTGGCCGACGAGCTGCGCGCGCAGGGCGCGGAAGCGATCCTGGCCGACATCGGCTGACGGCGCGGCAACGGGTCCGCCGATGACGATGTGCCAGGAGAGCACCGTGCCAGCCGCAGGCCCCCTGGCGGGGCGGACGCTGGTGGTCATGCGCCCGCGCGAGCAGGCGGGCAGCCTGTGCGAGCGCATCCGCGCCGCCGGTGGCGAGGCGCTGCTGTTCCCCGTGATCGCGGTCGGGCCGGCGCTCGATTCCGCGCCGCTCGAGGACATCGTCGGCCGCCTCGACGACTTCGACCTGGCCTTCTTCGTCAGCCCCAACGCGGCCAATTACGCGATGCGCTTCATCCTGCCGCGGCGCGCATGGCCGGCGACGCTCAAGGTCGCCACCGTCGGCAAGGGCAGCGAGCGCGTGCTGCGCGGCTACGGTTTCGAGCACGTGATCGCACCCGCGGACGGCTTCGACAGCGAGGCGGTGATCGCGCTGCCCGAGTTCGCGGCCGAGGCCGTGGCCGGGCGCAAGGTCCTGATCCTGCGTGGCGACGGCGGGCGCGAATTGCTCGCCGACACCTTGCGCGAACGCGGTGCGCGCGTGGAATATGTCACCTGCTACCGTCGTTTCTGCCCCGATGCCGACCCGGCGCTGCTGCTGCAGCCGGTGGCGCGCGGCGAGGTCGATGGCCTTCTGCTCACCAGCAGCGAGGGCGTGCGCAACCTCCGTCAGATGCTGGGCGCGGAGGGCTTGGCCGCACTGCTGCCGGTGACGGTGTTCGCCACCCACCCCCGCATCGGGGCGCAGGCGCGGGAAGCCGGGTTTGCCGACATCGTGGAGACGCCCGCCGGCGATGACGGGCTGATGCAGGCGCTTGTGAATCACTTTGGCTGGAGCCTAAAACAATGAAGGAAGAGATTCCTGCCCTGATCCAGTCGCCGACGGCGCAGCATTCGTCCGCGAAAGACGAGCAAGGAGGCGCGCGCACGGAGGCGCGCGACGCCGAGCACAGCCGTGAGCCCGTGTCCGCCGAGGCGCGGGTATCGACGCCGCCAGCCGCCGGCGATCCGGCCGAGCCCGCACGCAGTCCCGCCGCATGGTGGGCTCTGCTGCTAGCCCTGATCGCGCTCGGGGGCACCGGGTGGGCCGTCTGGCAGGCGCGGGACACCCGCCTGCAGTCCTTCGAGCTGCGCGAGGAACTTGCGCGCCGCCTGTCGGAGGGCGAATCGATCGCCACCGAGGCGCGCGGCATCGTGCGCCAGCAGCAGGAAGTGATCGCCTCGCTGCAGGGCAAGCTCGGCGTGCTCGAATCCAAGGTCGAGACCACCGAGGGGCAGGCGGCCGCGCTCGAAGCCCTGTACCAGGAGTTCTCGCGTAGCCGCGAGGACGGCGTGATTGCCGAGGTGGAACAGGCGGTCGCGCTCGCCTCGCAGCAACTGCAGATCGCCGGCAACGTCGAGGCGGCGCTGATCGCGCTGCAGGAGGCCGAGGCCCGGCTCGCCATCCATGACCGCGGCCAACTCGCCTCGCTGCGTCGTGCGCTGGCGAAGGACATCGACGAGCTCCGCCTGCAGCCTGTGCTGGACGTGTCCGGCCTCAGCCTGCGCCTCGAGCGCCTGCTCGAGCGCGCGGACGCGCTGCCCTTCGCCTTCGAAGGCCAGCTGCCGGTCGAGGCGGCGGTCGGCAGCGAGATGGGGCCCGCCGACAGCGGCGGCCTGGCGGGCTGGATGGCCGGCGCATGGCGCTTCACCCAGGCGCTGGCGGCCGATGTCTGGCATGAGGTGCGCACCCTGGTGCGTGTAGAACGCCTCGACCAGGACGATCCGGTGCTGCTCGCGCCGGCGCAGAACACCTTCCTGCGCGAGAACCTGAAGATCCGCCTGCTCACCGCCCGTCTCGCCCTGCTGGCGCGCGACGGCCGCACCTACGAGGCCGATCTCGGCCAGGCCCGTGCCTGGGCCGAGCGTTTCTTCGACCTGCGCGACGATCGCGTCCAGGCGGCGCTGAACGAACTCAAGGAGCTGGAAGCGGTGAAGGTGCGCTACGAGCCGCCCGATCTCAGCGAGACCTTCACCGCGCTGCGCACGGTGCAGGTGCGCAGCGGCCGCCCGCCGCTGCCGTCCGAGCCGGTAAAGCCGTCTGAGCCGGCGCCTGCCGCCACAGTGGAAGCGCCGAGTGCAGTGTCTGCAGCCGGCAGCCCCGCGGCCACCGACGCTGCCGCCACCGAGGCGGCGCCTGCCGCTTCGTCCGTGGCGCCGGCGGCGGAAGCTGCGCCCGCGGCTGCGAGCGAGTGAGGGGCCGACGATGCGCGCACTGATCTGGCTGATCGGCATCTTCGCCCTCGCCGTGGGCGTGGCGATGATTGCCGGGGTGAATGACGGCTACGTCCTGGTGGTGTTGTCGCCGTGGCGGGCACAGATTTCCCTGAACCTCTTCATCGTGCTGCTGGTGGCCGGCGTGTTGCTGATCCACCTCGCGCTGCGGGTGTTCACCCGCACGCTGGCGCTGCCGTCCCGGGTTGCGCAGTGGCGCGAGCGCCGCCGCCGCGAGAAGGCGGACAAGGCGCTGCACGGCGCGATCAACGCGCTCTTCGAGGGACGTTTCGCGCAGTCGCTGAAGTCGGCGTCGACCGCCTACGCCGCGACCGAGGGCTCGTCGATGGCGGCGCTGGTCGCCGCGCGCGCCGCCCATGCCCTGCAGGACGAGACGCGCTACCGCGAATGGCTCGATCACGCGGCCGAGCAGGGCAAGGAAAGCGAGGTCGCGCGCCTGATGACCGAGGCCGAGCTGGCGATCGAGAGCCGGCAGTTCGATGTCGCCGCCTCCCGTCTCGCCCAGCTGCGCGAGGGGGGGCACAAGCACATCGCGATGCTGCGACTGGAGGCACAGGTCGCACTCGAACTCGGGCGCTGGGAGGAACTCCTCCATATCCTGCGCCAGCTGCGCAAGCACAAGGCGCTGACGGCGGAGCAGGCCGCGCCCGGCCTGCGCAGGGCCCACATCGAGCGCATGAGGCAGCTCGGCGCCGACCCGGTTGAAGTGGAGGCCTACTGGCAGGCGATCCCGACCGAGGAGTTGCAGGACCGCGGCCTGATCGAGGGCGTGCTGCCGCTGATGGCGCGCGTCGGCTGTGCAAAGCTCGCCCGTGCGCAGACCGAGCGCCTGCTCGAGGAGCGGTGGGACAGCGGCCTGGCGCGCCTGTATGCCTATTGCGCCGATTCGGTCGACGCTGCGCGCGCCTGCCTGTACAACGCCGAGTCCTGGCTCGAACGCCAGCCGCGCGATGCCGGCCTGCTGTTCGCGCTCGGCCAGCTGTGCCGGCGCACCGAGCTGTGGGGCAAGGCGCAGAGCTACCTGGAGGCTTCGCTGGGCCTGGAGCCCGCGGTCGAGACCCATCTCGCGCTCGCCCACCTGTTCGACACGCTCGAGCGCCGGGAAGACGCGCAGCGCCACTACCGGGCTGCGGCCGAGCGGGTGGCGGGCGGCGGCGCGGCCTGAGCCTCGCGTCCGCAGCTGGCGGTCGGCGCGGCCGGGCTCAGGCCCAGTCGCGCGCCTTCAGGTAGGTGTCGTACAGCACAGCCTCGGCCGAGCCGGGCTCGGGGTGCCAGTCGTAGCGCCATTTGACGACCGGCGGCATCGACATCAGGATGGATTCGGTGCGTCCGCCCGACTGCAGGCCGAACAGGGTGCCGCGGTCGAACACCAGGTTGAATTCCACGTAGCGGCCGCGACGATAGGCCTGGAAATCGCGTTCGCGCTCGCCGTAGGGCGTGTCCCTGCGGCGTTCGACGATGGGCAGGTAGGCGCCCAGGAAGGCCTCGCCGACCGACCTGGTCAGGCCGAAGGCGGTGTCGAAGTCCGTGCTGCCGTCGGCGCCCAGGTCGTCGAAGAACAGCCCGCCCACGCCGCGCGGCTCGTTGCGATGCTTGAGGAAGAAGTAGCGGTCGCACCAGTCCTTCAGGCGGGCGTATTCGGCCTCGCCGCCGAAGGGCAGGACCGCCGCCTTGCAGGTGGCGTGGAAGTGGCGGACGTCTTCCTCGAAGGGGTAGTAGGGCGTCAGGTCCATGCCTCCGCCGAACCACCACACTGGCGCCTTGCCCTCGGCGAGCGCCACGAAGCAGCGCACGTTCATGTGCACCGTGGGGCAGTACGGGTTGCGCGGATGCAATACCAGCGACACGCCCATGGCCTCGAAGCGGCGTCCGGCGAGCTCGGGACGGTGCGCGGTGGCCGAGGCGGGCATGCCGTCGCCCATCACGTGCGAGAAGTTGACGCCACCGCGCTCGAAGAAGGCGCCGTCCTCGATGACGCGGGTCAGGCCGCCCCCGCCGCCGGGGCGCTCCCAGCCGTCGCTGCGGAAGGCCTGGCCGTCGAAGGCCTCGAGGCGGGCGACGATGTCCTGCTGCAGCCCGGTGAACCAGGGCTTGACGGTGCGCGGATCCATTCAGGTCTTGCGCCCGATCGCGCGGTGGCCGATGTCGCGGCGGTACTGGCGGCCCTCGAACACGATCGCGTCGGCGACCTCGTAGGCGCGCTTCTGCGCAGTGCGGGCGTTGTCGCCGAGCGCGGTCACGCACAGCACGCGGCCACCGGCGGTGACGATCTGGCCGTCCTTGTCCGCGGTGCCGGCGTGGAACACGTGTGCATCGTCCTGCTCGACGGCGGGCAGACCGGTGATCGGGTCGCCCTTGCGCGGATTCTCGGGGTAGCCGGCGGCGGCCAGCACCACGCCGAGCGCGAAGCGGCGGTCCCATTCGGCCTCGACCTGGTCGAGCTTGCCGGCGATGGCGGCTTCGATCAGGTCGGCGAGGTCGGTCTTGAGCCGCATCATGATCGGCTGGGTCTCGGGGTCGCCCATGCGGCAGTTGAATTCGACCACCCGCGGCTTGCCTTCGCCGTCGATCATCAGGCCGGCGTAGAGGAAGCCGGTGTAGGGCAGGCCGTCGGCGGCCATGCCGGCCAGCGTCGGGTTGATGATCTCGCGCATCACACGCGCATGGACGTCGGGGGTGACCACCGGGGCGGGCGAGTAGGCGCCCATGCCGCCGGTGTTGGGACCCAGGTCGCCGTCCTTGAGGCGCTTGTGGTCCTGGCTGGTGGCGAGCGCGAGCGCGTGCCTGCCGTCGGCCATGACGATGAAGCTGGCTTCCTCGCCCTCCATGAACTCCTCGATCACGACGCGCGCGCCCGCATCGCCCATGCGGTTGTCGAGCAGCATCATGTCGATCGCGGCATGGGCCTCATCGGCGTTCATCGCCACCACCACGCCCTTGCCCGCGGCCAGGCCGTCGGCCTTGATCACGATCGGCGCGCCTTCGGCATCGATGTAGGCGTGTGCCGCGGCAGCATCGGAGAAGGTCCGGTACTTCGCGGTCGGGATGTTATGGCGGACCAGGAACTGCTTGGCGAAGTCCTTGGAGCTCTCGAGCTGGGCTGCGGCCCTGGTCGGGCCGAAGATCGGCAGGCCGGCGACGCGGAACGCATCGACCACGCCGGCGGCCAGCGGTGCCTCGGGGCCGACCACCGTGAACGCGACCTGTTCGCGCCGGGCGAGCTCGACCAGCTCCGCAATGTCGGTGACCGGCACGTTCTGCAGCAGCATCTCGGCAGCGGTGCCCGGATTGCCTGGCGCGACCAGCACGCGGGTGACCTTGGGCGACTGGGCGAGTTTCCAGGCTAGCGCGTGTTCGCGGCCGCCGGAACCGATGACGAGGACTTTCATGTGCTGCTCCGTGTTTCTGCGGGGAACGTTCTTGTTAGTGGCGGAAGTGGCGGAAGCCGGTGAACACCATGGCGATGTTCTGCTCGTCGGCGGCGGCGATCACCTCTTCGTCGCGCATCGAGCCGCCGGGCTGGATCACCGCGGTGGCGCCGGCCTGGGCGAGCACGTCGAGGCCGTCGCGGAAGGGGAAGAAGGCGTCCGAGGCGACCACGCAGCCGGCGATCTGCAGGCCGGCGTTCTCGGCCTTGATCTTGGCGATGCGGGCGGAGTCGACCCGGCTCATCTGACCGGCGCCGACGCCGACGGTCATGCCGTCCTTGCAATACACGATGGCGTTCGACTTGACGTACTTGGCCACGCGCCAGGCGAACAGCATGTCGCGCATTTCCGCTTCGGTAGGTGCGCGCTTGGTCACCACCTTGAGGTCGGCGATCTGGATGCGGGCCTCGTCGGCACTCTGCACCAGCAGACCGCCGCCCACGCGCTTGTAGTCGAAGGCGCCGGCGGGCTGGCCGAGCGGGCAACTGAGCACGCGCACGTTCTTCTTGCTGGCGAGCAGCTCGAGCGCGTCGGCGGTGTAGGACGGGGCGATCAGCACTTCGAGGAACTGCGCCGACACGGCTTCGGCCGCGGCGCGGTCGACCTCGCCGTTGAAGGCGATGATGCCGCCGAAGGCCGAGGTGGGGTCGGTGGAGAAGGCTTTCTTGTAGGCCTCGAGTGCGCTGGCAGCGACGGCCACGCCACAGGGGTTGGCGTGCTTGACGATGACGCAGGCGGCGGCGGAGCCGTCGAAGGCCTTCACGCATTCCCAGGCCGCATCGGCGTCGGCGATGTTGTTGTACGACAGTTCCTTGCCCTGCAGCTGGCTGTAGCCGGCGATGCCGCCCTCGGCCGCGCCGGGCTGGCGGTAGAAGGCCGCGGACTGGTGCGGGTTCTCGCCGTAGCGCAGGTCCTGCACCTTGTCGAAGGCCAGCTGCAGGCGCTCGGGATAGGTCTGCAGGGACACGTCGCCGGCCTCGTTGGTGACCAGCGCGGTGAGGTAGTTGGAGATGGCCGAGTCGTAGCGCGCGGTGTGGGTGAAGGCCTTCACCGCGAGCGCGAAGCGGGTCTTGTGGCTGAGCTTGCCGGTGTTGGCCTTGAGTTCGGCGACGATGCCGGCGTAGTCCTCGGGGTCGGTCACGATGCCGACGCCGCCTTCCTCGTTGCCGTGGTTCTTGGCCGCGGCACGCACCATGGTGGGGCCGCCGATGTCGATGTTCTCGATCGCGTCCTCCAGCGAGCAGTCGGGCTTGGCCACGGTCTGCTGGAAGGGATAGAGGTTCACGACCACGAGGTCGATGCGGCCGATGTCGTGGGCGGCGATCGTCTCCATGTGCTCGGCGAGGTCGCGGCGGGCAAGGATGCCGCCATGCACCTTCGGATGCAGGGTCTTGACGCGGCCGTCGAGCATCTCGGGGAAGCCGGTGTGCTCGGAGACGTCGGTGACCGGCAGGCCGGCTTCGCGCAGCAGGCTGGCGGTGCCGCCGGTCGACAGCAGCTTGATGCCGAGGGCGGAAAGCTCGCGGGCGAAGTCGAGCACGCCGCGTTTGTCGGAGACACTGATCAGGGCTTGGGTCACGTTCATCGTTTTGGGCCGGAGACTAGGATTGGATCGGGGATGGTTGGATCGAGAACTCTGTGCTCGAAGGCGGCACCTTGCGGTCGGCGCCGCTCAGAGCAGTTCGTAATCGGTCAGCTTGCGGCGCAGCGTGTTGCGGTTGATGCCGAGCATCTCGGCCGCCACCGTCTGGTTGCCGTTGGCGCGCTGGAGCACGAACTCCAGCATCGGGCGCTCGACGTTGCGGATCACCATGTCGTGGATTGCGGCGGGTTTCTCGCCGTCGAGGTCGCGGAAATACTGGTCCAGCGTGCGGACGACGGCGTCCGCGATCTCGTTGCTGCGACTCATGCTGCGAGTTCCTGCGGGTATTCGGCTTGCGGATCCGCCTCGTAGCTCAGGCGCGCGTCGGCTTCGGCGAGCTGGCCGAAGAAGTCGTCGACCGCGGCGAGCTGGGCGGGGATGTCGGGGATCTGGTTCATCGCACGGCGGAAGGCGGCCGAGCCGACCAGGCCCTTGGTGTACCAGGAGATGTGCTTGCGCGCGATCTTCACGCCGCGATCGTCGCCGTAGAAGGCGTAGAGGTCGGCGAGGTGCTCGCGACAGACCTGATGAATCTCGCTCACCAGCGGCGCGGGCAGCAGCTCGCCGGTGGCGAGGAAATGCTCGATCTCGCGGAAGATCCACGGCCGGCCCTGTGCCGCGCGCCCGATCATGACGCCGTCGACGCCGGTGTAGTCGAGCACGTACTTGGCCTTCTGCGGGCTGGTGATGTCGCCGTTGGCGATCACCGGGATCTTCACCAGCGTCTTGACGTGGGCGATGGTGTCGTACTCGGCTTCGCCCATGTACTGGTCGGCGCGCGTGCGGCCGTGGATGGCGATGGCGCGGATGCCGGAGTCCTCGGCGATGCGGGCGATCGTCGGTGCGTTCTTGTTGGCGCGGTTCCAGCCGGTGCGGAACTTGAGCGTGACCGGGGTATCCGGCACGGCCTCGACCACCGCCTCGAGGATGCGCGCGACCAGCGGCTCGTCCTGCATCAGCGCCGAGCCGGCCATCACGTTGCACACCTTCTTGGCCGGGCAGCCCATGTTGATGTCGATGATCTGCGCGCCGTTATCGGCGTTGTACTTCGCGGCCTCGGCCATCATCGCCGGGTCGGCGCCGGCGATCTGCACCGAGATCGGATCGACCTCGCCGGTGTGATCGGCGCGGCGGCGGGTCTTCTCGCTGCCGTAGAGCAGGGAGTTGGAGGTGACCATCTCGGACACGGCAACGCCGGCCCCCAGTTTCTTGCACAACTGGCGGAAAGGACGGTCCGTCACCCCGGCCATGGGGGCGACGAAAAGATTGTTGCGCAAGGTGAAGCCGGCGAACTGCATGGTCGGAAGGGCAGGCGAAAACGGCGCATTTTACCCTATCGATCCTGTGCGTGCGCCCGATGGGGCGCGCGCGCAACACGGCGTTGGC
This genomic stretch from Thauera sp. GDN1 harbors:
- a CDS encoding heme biosynthesis HemY N-terminal domain-containing protein, producing MRALIWLIGIFALAVGVAMIAGVNDGYVLVVLSPWRAQISLNLFIVLLVAGVLLIHLALRVFTRTLALPSRVAQWRERRRREKADKALHGAINALFEGRFAQSLKSASTAYAATEGSSMAALVAARAAHALQDETRYREWLDHAAEQGKESEVARLMTEAELAIESRQFDVAASRLAQLREGGHKHIAMLRLEAQVALELGRWEELLHILRQLRKHKALTAEQAAPGLRRAHIERMRQLGADPVEVEAYWQAIPTEELQDRGLIEGVLPLMARVGCAKLARAQTERLLEERWDSGLARLYAYCADSVDAARACLYNAESWLERQPRDAGLLFALGQLCRRTELWGKAQSYLEASLGLEPAVETHLALAHLFDTLERREDAQRHYRAAAERVAGGGAA
- the hemF gene encoding oxygen-dependent coproporphyrinogen oxidase encodes the protein MDPRTVKPWFTGLQQDIVARLEAFDGQAFRSDGWERPGGGGGLTRVIEDGAFFERGGVNFSHVMGDGMPASATAHRPELAGRRFEAMGVSLVLHPRNPYCPTVHMNVRCFVALAEGKAPVWWFGGGMDLTPYYPFEEDVRHFHATCKAAVLPFGGEAEYARLKDWCDRYFFLKHRNEPRGVGGLFFDDLGADGSTDFDTAFGLTRSVGEAFLGAYLPIVERRRDTPYGERERDFQAYRRGRYVEFNLVFDRGTLFGLQSGGRTESILMSMPPVVKWRYDWHPEPGSAEAVLYDTYLKARDWA
- the purD gene encoding phosphoribosylamine--glycine ligase encodes the protein MKVLVIGSGGREHALAWKLAQSPKVTRVLVAPGNPGTAAEMLLQNVPVTDIAELVELARREQVAFTVVGPEAPLAAGVVDAFRVAGLPIFGPTRAAAQLESSKDFAKQFLVRHNIPTAKYRTFSDAAAAHAYIDAEGAPIVIKADGLAAGKGVVVAMNADEAHAAIDMMLLDNRMGDAGARVVIEEFMEGEEASFIVMADGRHALALATSQDHKRLKDGDLGPNTGGMGAYSPAPVVTPDVHARVMREIINPTLAGMAADGLPYTGFLYAGLMIDGEGKPRVVEFNCRMGDPETQPIMMRLKTDLADLIEAAIAGKLDQVEAEWDRRFALGVVLAAAGYPENPRKGDPITGLPAVEQDDAHVFHAGTADKDGQIVTAGGRVLCVTALGDNARTAQKRAYEVADAIVFEGRQYRRDIGHRAIGRKT
- a CDS encoding uroporphyrinogen-III C-methyltransferase is translated as MKEEIPALIQSPTAQHSSAKDEQGGARTEARDAEHSREPVSAEARVSTPPAAGDPAEPARSPAAWWALLLALIALGGTGWAVWQARDTRLQSFELREELARRLSEGESIATEARGIVRQQQEVIASLQGKLGVLESKVETTEGQAAALEALYQEFSRSREDGVIAEVEQAVALASQQLQIAGNVEAALIALQEAEARLAIHDRGQLASLRRALAKDIDELRLQPVLDVSGLSLRLERLLERADALPFAFEGQLPVEAAVGSEMGPADSGGLAGWMAGAWRFTQALAADVWHEVRTLVRVERLDQDDPVLLAPAQNTFLRENLKIRLLTARLALLARDGRTYEADLGQARAWAERFFDLRDDRVQAALNELKELEAVKVRYEPPDLSETFTALRTVQVRSGRPPLPSEPVKPSEPAPAATVEAPSAVSAAGSPAATDAAATEAAPAASSVAPAAEAAPAAASE